One segment of Aquimarina sp. BL5 DNA contains the following:
- the rmuC gene encoding DNA recombination protein RmuC, with amino-acid sequence MSEYILLLVAVAAIIIGFFIGKYVASLKNKSDQSALNERANQLQLQFDEAKKAADQQLEFTKQQQEAYKQSLEKQLSDISKEREEIRREKDFLNTELTRRNAEFENLQLKNQEQKDEVEKLQEKFTKEFENLANKILDEKSNKFTEQNKENIKNILNPLQEKINMFEKKVEQTHKESIDYHAALRQQILGLKDLNEQMSKEATNLTKALKGDSKMQGNWGELVLERVLEKSGLEKDREYFVQQSFTTADGQRVLPDVVIHLPDSKKMVIDSKVTLTAYERYVNEDDEDLRTTYLKEHITSLKRHIDQLSEKNYQDLYDIESPDFVLLFVPIEPAFAIAINEDSKLYNQAFEKNIVIVTPATLLATLRTIDTMWNNEKQQRNAIEIARQAGALYDKFEGLVKDLTGVGKKIDDAKKDYSSAMNKLVDGRGNLITSVEKLKKMGAKAKKSLPEAIIKRASEDNTNNI; translated from the coding sequence ATGTCAGAATACATATTGCTTCTTGTGGCGGTGGCTGCAATCATCATCGGTTTTTTTATTGGCAAATACGTAGCTTCGCTGAAAAACAAAAGTGATCAGAGTGCATTAAACGAACGAGCCAATCAACTACAACTACAGTTTGATGAAGCTAAAAAAGCAGCGGATCAGCAATTGGAATTTACCAAACAACAACAAGAAGCCTATAAACAATCCTTAGAAAAACAACTTTCTGACATTTCTAAAGAAAGAGAAGAAATCCGAAGAGAAAAAGATTTCCTCAATACAGAATTGACTCGTCGTAATGCAGAGTTTGAAAACCTACAACTCAAAAACCAGGAACAAAAAGACGAAGTAGAAAAATTACAGGAAAAGTTCACTAAAGAATTCGAAAATCTGGCAAATAAAATTCTGGATGAGAAATCTAATAAATTCACTGAACAGAATAAAGAAAATATAAAAAACATCCTCAATCCGCTTCAGGAAAAGATCAATATGTTTGAGAAAAAAGTAGAACAAACTCATAAAGAAAGTATCGATTATCACGCGGCTTTGCGTCAGCAAATTTTAGGGTTAAAAGATCTTAATGAACAAATGAGCAAGGAGGCTACTAATCTTACAAAAGCTTTAAAAGGTGATAGTAAGATGCAAGGAAACTGGGGAGAATTGGTCTTAGAACGCGTCTTAGAAAAATCCGGACTGGAGAAGGACCGAGAATATTTTGTCCAGCAAAGCTTTACTACTGCCGATGGTCAACGTGTATTACCGGATGTTGTAATTCACTTACCCGATAGTAAGAAAATGGTGATCGATTCTAAAGTAACACTAACAGCTTATGAACGTTATGTAAATGAAGATGATGAAGATCTTAGAACAACATATCTAAAAGAACATATCACTTCTTTAAAACGTCATATAGATCAACTTTCTGAGAAAAATTATCAGGATTTATACGATATAGAATCTCCTGATTTTGTATTGCTTTTTGTACCGATAGAACCAGCATTTGCTATTGCTATTAATGAAGACAGTAAATTATACAATCAAGCTTTTGAGAAAAACATAGTCATTGTAACTCCTGCTACACTTTTGGCCACCTTGAGAACCATCGATACGATGTGGAACAATGAAAAACAACAACGAAACGCTATCGAAATTGCCAGACAAGCAGGAGCGTTATATGATAAATTCGAAGGGTTGGTAAAGGACCTAACGGGAGTTGGTAAAAAGATTGATGACGCTAAAAAGGATTATTCTTCTGCCATGAACAAACTAGTAGATGGACGAGGAAATCTAATTACGAGTGTAGAAAAACTTAAAAAGATGGGAGCCAAAGCTAAAAAATCCCTTCCTGAAGCCATTATAAAACGAGCTTCAGAAGATAATACAAATAACATATAA
- the ilvN gene encoding acetolactate synthase small subunit gives MERECYTISVYTENNIGLLNRISAIFLKRHINLDSMTASVSEIKDVFRFTIVVKITEEQVKKLVGQIEKQIEVIKAFYHKDDETIYQETALFKVASKLLFEERQIQNVIKESNSNIVTVTPEFFVLEKTGRRKEVEELYDKLEPYGLMQFVRSGRIAVTKEKMHISKIIESFGVETV, from the coding sequence ATGGAGAGAGAATGTTATACCATATCAGTATATACTGAAAATAATATAGGATTGTTGAATAGAATATCAGCAATCTTCCTGAAACGTCATATTAATTTAGATAGTATGACAGCATCTGTTTCAGAAATTAAAGATGTTTTTCGATTTACAATTGTAGTAAAAATAACCGAAGAACAGGTTAAGAAATTGGTAGGTCAGATAGAAAAGCAAATCGAGGTTATTAAAGCGTTTTATCATAAAGATGATGAAACGATTTATCAGGAAACTGCTTTGTTTAAAGTAGCATCAAAACTTCTGTTTGAAGAAAGGCAAATACAAAATGTTATAAAAGAAAGTAATTCAAACATTGTCACGGTAACCCCAGAGTTTTTTGTTTTGGAAAAAACAGGAAGACGTAAAGAGGTGGAAGAGTTGTATGATAAATTAGAACCTTATGGGTTAATGCAATTTGTACGCTCAGGAAGAATTGCTGTTACAAAAGAAAAAATGCATATATCAAAAATAATAGAAAGTTTTGGAGTAGAGACTGTGTAA
- a CDS encoding ABC transporter ATP-binding protein — MEIEPLDTENQNVVLRTEDLSIGYRHKNNLEVVAADINLKLYEGELVGLVGANGIGKSTLLRTLSKVQPALRGDIFLSDKEIKTYKTSELASQLSIVLTEQIASKNLTVQELVALGRQPYTNWVGKLLEEDIEKVRKAIEVTHITELVDRRCFELSDGQLQKVLIARAIAQDTPFIMLDEPTTHLDVYHKAYILKLLKRLAFETQKTILFSTHEIDFAIQLCDKMIVMNTEGFEFGRPKELIQCRAFSSLFPEDLILFDPETGSYKVRH, encoded by the coding sequence ATGGAAATAGAGCCATTAGATACTGAAAATCAAAATGTCGTTCTTAGAACTGAAGATCTCTCGATCGGTTATCGCCATAAAAACAATTTAGAGGTTGTTGCGGCGGATATCAATCTGAAATTATATGAAGGAGAACTGGTAGGATTGGTCGGTGCTAATGGAATTGGAAAATCTACCTTGCTCCGTACGTTATCCAAAGTACAACCGGCACTTCGTGGAGATATATTTTTATCTGATAAAGAAATCAAAACTTATAAAACTTCTGAATTAGCTTCTCAATTAAGTATTGTTCTTACGGAGCAAATTGCTTCAAAAAACCTAACAGTACAAGAACTTGTTGCTCTAGGAAGACAACCTTATACCAATTGGGTTGGGAAATTGCTAGAAGAGGACATAGAAAAAGTCCGTAAAGCTATAGAAGTTACACATATCACTGAATTAGTAGATAGACGATGTTTTGAGTTAAGTGATGGACAGTTACAAAAAGTTCTCATCGCTCGTGCGATTGCTCAGGACACACCTTTTATTATGCTAGATGAGCCAACCACACATCTAGATGTCTATCATAAGGCATACATTCTAAAACTCTTAAAACGTTTAGCTTTCGAAACACAAAAAACTATTTTATTCTCTACACACGAAATTGACTTTGCGATACAGTTATGTGATAAAATGATTGTGATGAATACCGAAGGTTTTGAGTTTGGTCGTCCTAAAGAATTGATACAATGTCGGGCTTTTTCTTCTTTGTTCCCAGAAGACCTGATTTTGTTCGATCCAGAAACCGGAAGTTACAAAGTGAGGCATTAA
- the ilvB gene encoding biosynthetic-type acetolactate synthase large subunit, whose amino-acid sequence METQTQTIEKEAKETTGIMTGAEAVIHCLLAEGVDLIYGYPGGAIMPVYDELYKFQDKLQHVLTRHEQGATHAAQGYARTSGKVGVAIATSGPGATNFVTGIADAQIDSTPMVCITGQVGSHLLGSDAFQETDIIGISTPITKWNHQVTKAEDIPTVLAKAFYIARSGRPGPVLIDITKDAQFGELDFKYVKCKGVRSYKPVPETDPKTLEQAASLINNAKKPMIVFGQGVILGEAEEELKNFIEKTKIPSAWTILGLSALPTAHPLNVGMVGMHGNYGPNKLTNECDLLLAIGMRFDDRVTGNLETYAKQAKVIHFEIDPAEVNKNVKADVAVMGDVKNTLAEILPMVESSNHNAWLQEFKDFDTIEYDKVIKEELYPSKEGLSMGEVLRGINEETKGDAVIVSDVGQHQMIACRYAEFIKSKSNVTSGGLGTMGFALPAAIGAKMGAPEREVVAIIGDGGYQMTIQELGTIFQTRVPVKIVVLNNDFLGMVRQWQQLFFDKRYASTEMVNPDFVMIAKGYHIEAKKVTKREDLPGAIAEMIASKEPYFLEVCVEKENNVFPMIPTGASVSDIRLE is encoded by the coding sequence ATGGAAACACAAACGCAAACAATAGAAAAGGAAGCAAAAGAAACTACCGGTATTATGACTGGAGCAGAAGCTGTAATACATTGTCTGTTAGCAGAAGGTGTGGATCTTATTTATGGATATCCCGGTGGAGCGATCATGCCCGTTTATGATGAGCTTTATAAGTTTCAGGATAAATTACAGCATGTACTTACTAGACATGAACAAGGAGCGACACATGCTGCGCAAGGATATGCCAGAACAAGTGGTAAAGTCGGTGTAGCAATTGCAACATCTGGACCAGGAGCGACGAATTTCGTTACAGGAATAGCGGATGCTCAGATCGATTCTACCCCTATGGTATGTATTACAGGGCAAGTAGGTTCTCATTTATTAGGATCTGATGCTTTTCAAGAAACAGATATTATTGGAATTTCTACACCAATCACTAAATGGAATCATCAGGTAACCAAAGCAGAAGATATTCCTACTGTGTTAGCCAAAGCATTTTATATTGCGCGTTCTGGTCGTCCTGGTCCGGTTTTAATCGATATAACAAAAGACGCTCAGTTTGGTGAGCTTGATTTTAAATATGTAAAATGTAAGGGAGTAAGAAGCTATAAACCAGTTCCTGAAACTGATCCTAAAACATTAGAGCAAGCTGCTAGTTTGATTAACAATGCAAAAAAACCAATGATTGTTTTTGGTCAAGGAGTTATTCTTGGCGAAGCAGAGGAAGAATTAAAAAACTTTATTGAGAAAACTAAAATTCCATCTGCTTGGACAATTTTAGGGTTATCAGCATTACCAACTGCACATCCACTTAATGTGGGTATGGTGGGGATGCACGGTAATTATGGGCCTAATAAACTTACGAATGAATGCGACCTCCTCTTAGCGATAGGAATGCGTTTCGATGATCGTGTAACGGGTAATTTAGAAACGTACGCAAAACAGGCTAAAGTAATTCATTTTGAAATTGACCCTGCAGAAGTAAATAAAAATGTGAAGGCGGATGTAGCAGTTATGGGTGATGTAAAAAATACACTCGCAGAAATACTTCCGATGGTTGAGTCTAGTAATCACAACGCTTGGTTACAAGAGTTTAAAGATTTTGACACTATAGAATATGATAAGGTGATCAAAGAGGAGTTATATCCTTCTAAAGAAGGTCTTTCTATGGGAGAGGTGCTTAGAGGTATTAATGAGGAAACAAAAGGAGATGCTGTTATTGTTTCTGATGTTGGACAACACCAAATGATAGCCTGTAGGTATGCTGAGTTTATAAAATCTAAAAGTAACGTTACTTCTGGTGGTTTAGGAACCATGGGATTTGCATTACCTGCTGCGATTGGAGCGAAAATGGGAGCCCCAGAGAGAGAAGTTGTAGCTATTATTGGCGATGGTGGATATCAAATGACCATACAAGAATTGGGAACTATTTTTCAGACTAGAGTTCCTGTAAAGATTGTAGTTCTTAATAATGATTTCCTAGGAATGGTACGTCAATGGCAACAATTGTTTTTTGATAAGCGATATGCATCTACAGAAATGGTGAATCCAGATTTTGTAATGATTGCAAAGGGATATCATATAGAAGCCAAAAAAGTAACAAAAAGAGAAGACTTGCCAGGTGCTATTGCAGAAATGATAGCTTCAAAAGAACCATATTTTTTAGAAGTATGTGTAGAAAAAGAAAATAACGTGTTTCCGATGATACCTACAGGGGCATCGGTTTCGGATATAAGATTAGAGTAA
- the ilvA gene encoding threonine ammonia-lyase gives MNTEVTTYFPELEDIQKAASTIKEVSMVTPLMNSIRYSRMYGANVLLKREDLQRVRSYKIRGAFNKISSLTKKQFAKGVVCASAGNHAQGVAFACHHLEIQGTIYMPSVTPKQKVEQTQMFGGEYVKIVLEGDTFDDASKAAKELCIKEGKTFVHPFDDPKTIEGQGTIGLEIFKQTDDPIDYIFVAIGGGGLASGLCGAMKALSPKTKIIGVEPKGAPSMLTSIQRNKNTEIFDIDKFIDGAAVQKVGDLNFDICKSHLSDMITVPEGLVCQTILDLYNRDAIVVEPAGALTLAALAAYKDKIKGKNVVCIVSGSNNDITRTAEIKERALLFADLKHYFIVRFPQRAGALKQFVGEILGPNDDITHFEYSKKSSRENGPAVVGIELKDKNDLQPLISRMKKHNFFGDYLNDKPDLFQFLV, from the coding sequence ATGAATACAGAAGTAACTACATATTTTCCGGAATTAGAAGATATACAAAAGGCTGCCTCTACTATAAAGGAGGTTTCTATGGTTACTCCCTTAATGAATAGTATTCGTTATTCCAGAATGTACGGTGCTAATGTACTATTAAAAAGAGAAGATCTACAACGAGTTAGGTCTTATAAAATTAGAGGGGCTTTTAATAAGATTAGTTCTCTAACTAAAAAGCAATTTGCTAAGGGTGTTGTATGTGCTAGTGCAGGAAATCATGCCCAAGGTGTCGCTTTTGCTTGTCATCATTTAGAAATACAAGGTACTATTTATATGCCATCTGTAACACCAAAACAAAAGGTAGAACAGACCCAAATGTTTGGTGGAGAATATGTGAAAATTGTTCTAGAAGGGGATACCTTTGATGATGCGTCCAAAGCTGCAAAAGAATTATGTATTAAAGAAGGAAAAACCTTTGTTCATCCGTTTGATGATCCTAAAACTATCGAAGGGCAAGGAACGATAGGATTGGAGATTTTTAAGCAAACTGATGATCCGATTGATTACATTTTTGTAGCAATTGGAGGAGGAGGCCTCGCTTCGGGATTATGTGGAGCAATGAAAGCATTATCTCCTAAAACTAAAATTATTGGTGTAGAACCAAAAGGAGCGCCTTCTATGCTGACTTCGATTCAGCGAAATAAGAATACAGAGATTTTCGATATCGATAAGTTTATTGATGGAGCAGCAGTGCAAAAAGTAGGAGATTTAAATTTTGATATTTGTAAATCTCACTTGTCCGATATGATCACAGTGCCAGAAGGGTTGGTGTGTCAAACTATTTTAGACTTATATAATAGAGATGCTATTGTGGTAGAACCGGCCGGAGCTTTAACGCTGGCAGCTTTAGCAGCTTACAAGGATAAAATAAAAGGTAAAAATGTGGTTTGCATTGTTAGTGGAAGTAATAACGATATCACTCGTACTGCCGAAATTAAAGAACGAGCATTGCTATTTGCAGACCTAAAACATTATTTCATTGTTCGTTTTCCACAAAGAGCAGGAGCGCTGAAACAGTTTGTTGGAGAAATTTTAGGCCCTAATGACGATATTACACATTTTGAATATTCTAAAAAATCAAGCAGAGAAAATGGCCCTGCCGTCGTTGGTATAGAGCTTAAAGATAAAAATGATCTACAACCACTTATTTCTCGTATGAAAAAGCATAACTTCTTTGGGGATTATCTTAATGATAAACCGGATCTTTTTCAGTTTTTGGTTTGA
- a CDS encoding O-methyltransferase gives MNDLVVAYKPAIYNLIEEKSREIGFTMPSDLYVGSLLKTLISSKPKSNILELGTGIGLSLSWMIDGMDSESKLITIDNDPTLISIAQDFFGNDHRVSIVCEDGTKWLRTYKGNKFDLVFADAWPGKYSEIDEALELIKIGGFYVVDDMSAQENWPDGHQKNVDQLIGYLEGREDIFLTKMNWSTGLVIAVKK, from the coding sequence ATGAATGATCTTGTTGTGGCTTATAAGCCCGCCATTTATAATTTAATAGAAGAAAAGTCTAGAGAGATCGGTTTTACCATGCCATCCGATCTTTATGTTGGATCTTTGTTGAAAACATTAATATCTTCAAAACCTAAATCTAATATATTAGAATTAGGAACTGGAATTGGTTTGTCATTGTCTTGGATGATTGATGGAATGGATTCAGAATCAAAACTGATAACAATAGATAATGATCCGACTTTAATAAGTATTGCTCAGGATTTTTTTGGTAACGATCATAGAGTATCCATTGTTTGTGAAGATGGAACAAAATGGTTGCGAACATACAAAGGAAACAAATTTGATTTGGTTTTTGCTGATGCGTGGCCGGGTAAATATAGTGAGATAGATGAAGCGCTGGAATTGATCAAAATTGGTGGTTTTTATGTGGTTGATGATATGAGTGCTCAGGAAAATTGGCCAGATGGACACCAGAAAAATGTAGATCAATTAATAGGATATTTAGAAGGAAGAGAAGATATTTTTTTGACTAAAATGAATTGGTCTACTGGATTAGTTATCGCAGTAAAAAAGTAA
- the ilvC gene encoding ketol-acid reductoisomerase yields MANYFNTLSLRDQLTQLGKCRFMDSSEFTDGVEALKGKKIVIVGCGAQGLNQGLNMRDSGLDISYTLREAAIKEQRQSYKNATDNGFAVGTYEELVPNADVVINLTPDKQHTQVVNTVMPLMKKGATLSYSHGFNIVEEGMQVREDLTVIMVAPKCPGSEVREEYKRGFGVPTLIAVHPENDPQGHGLAQAKAYAVGTGGDRAGVLESSFVAEVKSDLMGEQTILCGLLQTGSILCFDKMVEKGIDAGYASKLIQYGWETITEGLKYGGITNMMDRLSNPSKIKAFELSEELKDIMRPLFQKHMDDIIGGHFSKTMMEDWANDDKNLLSWRAATGETAFEKTPAGNVEISEQEFYDNGVLMVAMVRAGVELAFEAMTSSGIIEESAYYESLHETPLIANTIARKKLFEMNRVISDTAEYGCYLFDHACKPLLGDFMKKIDTDVIGKSYDVGKSNGVDNAKLIEVNAALRNHPIEIVGARLRASMTAMKPIV; encoded by the coding sequence ATGGCAAATTATTTTAATACGCTATCATTAAGAGATCAATTAACACAATTAGGAAAATGTAGATTTATGGACTCCTCTGAGTTTACGGACGGAGTTGAAGCACTTAAAGGGAAAAAAATTGTCATAGTAGGTTGCGGAGCACAAGGACTGAATCAAGGATTGAATATGAGAGATTCTGGATTGGATATTTCATATACACTTCGTGAAGCTGCGATCAAAGAACAAAGACAATCTTATAAGAATGCTACTGATAATGGTTTTGCTGTGGGAACTTATGAAGAATTAGTCCCTAATGCAGATGTAGTGATCAACCTTACACCGGATAAGCAACATACTCAGGTAGTAAACACGGTGATGCCTTTAATGAAAAAAGGAGCAACATTATCGTATTCGCATGGATTTAATATTGTAGAAGAAGGAATGCAGGTTAGAGAGGATCTTACTGTAATTATGGTAGCACCAAAATGTCCTGGTTCTGAGGTTAGAGAAGAGTACAAAAGAGGGTTTGGAGTACCAACGCTTATAGCAGTACATCCAGAGAATGATCCTCAAGGTCACGGATTAGCTCAGGCAAAGGCATATGCAGTAGGAACTGGTGGTGATAGAGCAGGAGTATTAGAGTCTTCTTTTGTTGCAGAAGTGAAATCTGATCTTATGGGTGAGCAAACAATTCTTTGTGGGCTTTTACAGACAGGTTCTATTCTTTGTTTTGATAAGATGGTAGAAAAGGGAATCGATGCAGGATACGCTTCTAAATTAATTCAATATGGATGGGAAACCATTACAGAAGGATTGAAATATGGAGGTATTACAAATATGATGGATAGATTATCAAATCCTTCGAAAATAAAAGCATTCGAGCTTTCTGAAGAGTTAAAAGATATTATGCGTCCATTGTTCCAAAAGCATATGGATGATATTATCGGTGGTCATTTTTCTAAAACGATGATGGAAGATTGGGCAAACGATGATAAAAACTTGTTGTCCTGGAGAGCCGCAACCGGTGAAACAGCATTTGAAAAAACACCAGCTGGTAACGTAGAAATTTCTGAACAGGAATTTTATGATAATGGAGTATTAATGGTTGCTATGGTAAGAGCAGGAGTAGAACTTGCTTTTGAAGCAATGACTTCATCCGGTATTATCGAAGAATCTGCTTATTATGAATCCTTACATGAAACTCCACTCATAGCTAATACGATTGCACGTAAGAAGTTATTCGAAATGAACAGAGTAATTTCGGATACTGCAGAGTATGGATGTTATTTGTTTGATCATGCGTGTAAACCTTTATTAGGTGATTTTATGAAAAAGATTGATACAGATGTGATCGGTAAATCTTATGATGTAGGTAAAAGTAATGGAGTAGATAATGCAAAGTTAATTGAAGTAAATGCAGCATTAAGAAATCATCCTATAGAAATAGTAGGGGCAAGATTAAGAGCTTCTATGACGGCCATGAAGCCAATAGTGTAA
- a CDS encoding 6-phosphogluconate dehydrogenase, with translation MKKILALIILAITILFGIWYATVYFATYSEGVRSGELIKFSNKGLMFKTWEGEISQGISGAQIFSFSVEGKNEEVIKKLEEFQGRYVKLKYKERFATITWLGDSKYFVTDVEEEESPHFRK, from the coding sequence ATGAAAAAAATATTAGCCCTAATAATTTTAGCCATTACTATCCTTTTTGGTATTTGGTATGCCACCGTATATTTTGCTACTTATAGTGAAGGTGTACGAAGTGGAGAACTCATTAAGTTTAGTAATAAAGGTTTGATGTTTAAAACCTGGGAAGGTGAAATCAGTCAAGGAATATCAGGAGCTCAGATATTTAGTTTTTCTGTTGAAGGTAAAAATGAAGAAGTCATCAAAAAACTGGAAGAATTCCAAGGGAGATATGTGAAATTGAAATACAAAGAACGTTTTGCAACGATTACTTGGTTAGGAGATTCTAAGTATTTTGTCACTGATGTAGAAGAAGAAGAATCACCACATTTTAGAAAATAA
- a CDS encoding serine hydrolase produces the protein MKNQFLKTCILLFLFGIAFHFANAQQTYFPERGNWDEKSPSEFKINTTKLNEAVQYAKGNEYSGSKDLRLAILKGFAREPYHKILGPTKKRGAPAGLILKDGYIIAKWGDVDRVDMTFSVTKSYLSTVAGLAIDEKLINSVDDFAYNYVWDHTYDGAHNKKINWRHLLTQSSDWSGQLWGGYDWADRPPKEGGINDWKFRKLNEPGTVFEYNDVRVNVLAYSLLNVWRKPLPKVLKEKIMDPIGASTTWRWYGYDNSWGTIDGTKMQSVSGGGHSGGGLFINTKDQARFGLLFMNNGTWKNQELISKNWITEATKSSKANANYGFMWWLNQKGTRHWQGLPEHLFYAAGFGGNFIVIDQKQNLVIVTRWLEPSQIDEFVTKVYEAF, from the coding sequence ATGAAAAACCAATTTTTAAAGACTTGCATATTACTATTCCTTTTTGGAATTGCTTTTCATTTTGCAAATGCCCAACAAACCTATTTTCCCGAACGTGGAAACTGGGACGAAAAAAGCCCTTCGGAATTTAAGATAAATACTACTAAACTTAACGAAGCTGTCCAGTATGCTAAAGGCAATGAATATTCAGGATCTAAAGATTTGCGCCTAGCCATACTAAAAGGTTTTGCAAGAGAGCCTTATCATAAAATATTAGGCCCCACTAAAAAAAGAGGTGCTCCTGCCGGTTTGATTCTAAAAGATGGATATATCATTGCCAAATGGGGAGATGTAGATCGTGTAGATATGACTTTTAGTGTTACTAAAAGTTATTTATCAACTGTTGCTGGATTAGCCATTGACGAAAAATTGATCAATTCTGTAGATGATTTTGCCTATAATTATGTCTGGGATCACACCTATGATGGTGCTCACAATAAAAAAATAAACTGGCGTCACTTGTTAACACAATCTTCGGATTGGTCAGGACAATTATGGGGAGGATATGATTGGGCTGATCGTCCGCCAAAAGAAGGAGGCATCAACGATTGGAAATTCAGGAAATTAAATGAACCAGGAACCGTTTTCGAATACAATGATGTTCGGGTAAACGTATTGGCATATTCGTTGCTAAATGTTTGGAGGAAGCCCTTACCAAAAGTTCTTAAAGAAAAAATTATGGATCCCATCGGAGCGTCAACGACATGGCGATGGTACGGTTATGATAATTCCTGGGGCACTATTGATGGCACTAAAATGCAATCAGTAAGTGGTGGTGGACATTCTGGAGGAGGATTATTTATAAACACCAAAGATCAAGCACGTTTTGGGTTATTGTTTATGAATAATGGAACATGGAAAAATCAGGAGTTGATTTCTAAAAACTGGATAACGGAAGCTACCAAATCTTCTAAAGCTAATGCTAATTATGGATTTATGTGGTGGTTAAACCAAAAAGGGACTCGCCATTGGCAAGGTTTACCAGAACATCTATTCTATGCTGCAGGTTTTGGTGGTAACTTTATTGTAATTGATCAAAAACAAAATCTGGTTATTGTAACTAGATGGTTAGAACCCAGCCAAATTGACGAATTTGTAACCAAAGTATATGAAGCTTTCTAA
- a CDS encoding acyl-CoA thioesterase, with the protein MKKYKTARQSRVVISELMLPSHSNFSGKIHGGYILSLMDQIAFACASKHSETYCVTASVDKVDFLKPIEVGELVTMKASINNVGTTSMVVGVRVESENIMTGKVKHCNSSYFSMVAKDSEGKSVPVPGLVLENETAVRRFVRSINRKEDVKARRDRFKASEFKLEDHLELLKEYNVQLAL; encoded by the coding sequence ATGAAAAAATATAAAACCGCCAGACAATCCAGAGTTGTCATTTCAGAATTAATGCTTCCTTCTCATTCTAATTTTAGCGGAAAAATACATGGGGGTTATATCCTTTCTTTAATGGATCAAATTGCATTTGCCTGCGCATCTAAACATTCTGAAACCTATTGTGTCACCGCCAGTGTAGATAAAGTAGATTTTCTAAAACCAATAGAAGTTGGTGAACTGGTGACTATGAAAGCTTCTATAAACAACGTAGGTACTACTTCTATGGTAGTTGGAGTGCGTGTAGAATCAGAAAATATTATGACTGGCAAAGTTAAGCATTGTAATTCTAGTTATTTTAGCATGGTTGCGAAAGACTCTGAAGGAAAAAGTGTTCCTGTTCCAGGTTTAGTTTTAGAAAATGAAACAGCCGTACGTCGTTTTGTAAGAAGTATCAATCGTAAAGAAGATGTTAAAGCCAGAAGAGATCGTTTTAAAGCATCAGAATTTAAACTTGAAGATCATCTGGAACTATTAAAGGAATACAATGTTCAGCTTGCACTATAA
- a CDS encoding DUF5063 domain-containing protein yields MNTLLGIIEPIIQWGATPKLPIKNKELVLKKSLISLYQEYLALEGNVPIDEEEYPEAPEFNFEKISNTIRSNFPKLGFYQTVLDPFDMIKPDNGLGDANDDLSDIIKDLMEVQWRFQNTSEVDAIWYFEFIMRNHSERHLVNILKTLKDLEEQL; encoded by the coding sequence ATGAATACATTATTAGGAATCATAGAGCCTATTATCCAATGGGGAGCCACTCCAAAACTCCCTATTAAAAACAAAGAACTTGTTTTAAAAAAATCATTGATATCATTATATCAGGAATACCTAGCTTTAGAAGGAAATGTTCCAATTGATGAAGAAGAATATCCTGAAGCTCCCGAATTTAATTTCGAAAAAATATCAAATACCATTCGTTCTAATTTTCCGAAATTAGGATTTTACCAAACGGTATTAGATCCTTTTGATATGATAAAACCAGATAATGGACTCGGTGATGCGAATGATGATTTATCTGATATCATTAAAGATTTAATGGAAGTACAATGGCGATTCCAAAACACTAGCGAAGTTGATGCTATTTGGTATTTTGAATTTATCATGCGTAACCACTCCGAAAGGCATTTAGTAAATATTCTGAAAACGCTAAAAGATCTGGAGGAACAATTATAA